In one Culex quinquefasciatus strain JHB chromosome 2, VPISU_Cqui_1.0_pri_paternal, whole genome shotgun sequence genomic region, the following are encoded:
- the LOC119767141 gene encoding SET and MYND domain-containing protein 4-like: MEQSFQKALRHLKRIRDRFPDFLEKGGPLVTLMIVEEKGRLQRIPEVGKSNEKAVEYRNAGNGLYAEGKYEQALECYNKSLAFAEPDTDQLGMAYANRSAVQLKQGEYEFALYNIDLAKKHNYPEELMPKLLERESECKQQIVRGNSKGTVPCPRMGINVDTNPKIPFLARGIAMSHDAKFGRGLIAERDFNRRHHLR, encoded by the exons ATGGAGCAAAGCTTTCAGAAGGCGCTCCGCCATCTGAAGCGGAttcgggaccggttcccggacTTTCTGGAAAAGGGTGGCCCCCTGGTGACTCTGATGATCGTCGAAGAGAAGGGTCGCCTGCAGCGCATTCCGGAAGTGGGCAAGTCCAACGAGAAGGCCGTCGAGTATCGGAACGCGGGCAATGGCCTGTACGCCGAGGGTAAATACGAGCAAGCGTTGGAGTGCTACAACAAGAGTTTGGCTTTTGCGGAACCGGACACGGACCAGCTGGGGATGGCGTACGCCAATCG ATCGGCCGTTCAGCTCAAGCAGGGCGAGTACGAGTTTGCACTGTACAACATCGATCTGGCCAAGAAGCACAACTATCCGGAAGAGTTGATGCCGAAGCTGCTGGAACGGGAGTCCGAGTGCAAGCAGCAAATTGTCAGAGGAAACTCGAAGGGTACGGTTCCATGTCCCCGGATGGGCATAAACGTGGACACGAACCCCAAGATTCCCTTTCTGGCCAGAGGGATCGCCATGAGCCATGACGCAAAGTTTGGCCGGGGATTGATCGCCGAAAGGGACTTCAACCGGAGACATCATCTGCGATGA
- the LOC6035900 gene encoding SET and MYND domain-containing protein 4 encodes MAHPKNDRSAIWPLACIYSQRFNAGKVDREATLQEFLKSVTETIRSQNVTEMHKCSAKAAKLRNVGNRHFLDRKFQDALACYNESICFADPNSDQLAMGYANRSAVYYEQDEYEFALLNIDLAKKNNYPEKLMPKLLARELNCKQRIAGGRSKNATPRTRMSVNVDTNPRIPFLADGIGMNYEPKFGRGLIAEKDFNPGDIILEEKSELCGVDFNLSYRNCNHCSSRFNYSLIPCPTCPFMMYCCQECLEQNWNLFHRFECCVVTKLYSVSSLSSMMHPRLFFYGLTQFDEDLRAMMKYCEKEINGKFNPLDLDYTNPNRLELFKAYHNTQPAVDSENDHFFKILACGYYVMYLKNPAVNSIIRTEPQRRFFLRSLLQYIRIGFSMASYSIDARGRAIGTLTPIDSLINHSCDPHAATFICSGTIKVVLLRPVRRGEQIFTSYGPVWWEEESGNKTPFTCRCVYCDRGPAGRRWRALIDRDFPLGAVDDLQKLHDIALRMDFNNAAKLNALKQFIKKHARHYPERNFGTVLDTYRMLLVAMNRTDVEALERARAWAEDN; translated from the exons ATGGCCCATCCGAAGAACGACCGGTCCGCCATCTGGCCGTTGGCGTGCATCTACAGCCAGCGATTCAACGCCGGCAAGGTGGACCGCGAAGCGACCCTGCAAGAGTTTCTAAAATCCGTCACCGAAACCATCCGGTCGCAGAACGTGACCGAAATGCACAAGTGCAGCGCTAAAGCGGCCAAACTGCGCAACGTCGGTAATCGGCACTTTCTGGACCGGAAGTTCCAGGACGCGCTAGCCTGCTACAACGAGAGCATCTGCTTCGCGGACCCGAACTCGGACCAGCTCGCGATGGGTTACGCCAATCG ttcgGCCGTTTACTACGAGCAGGACGAGTACGAGTTTGCCCTGCTCAACATCGATCTGGCCAAGAAGAACAACTACCCGGAGAAGCTAATGCCGAAATTGCTGGCCAGAGAGCTCAACTGCAAGCAGCGCATTGCCGGAGGTCGCTCCAAAAACGCGACTCCGCGGACGCGGATGAGCGTCAACGTGGACACCAATCCGAGGATTCCATTTCTGGCCGACGGCATCGGAATGAACTATGAACCCAAGTTTGGCCGGGGATTGATCGCTGAGAAGGACTTCAACCCGGGAGACATAATTTTGGAGGAGAAATCCGAACTGTGTGGAGTTGACTTTAATTTGTCGTACCGGAACTGCAATCACTGCAGCTCTCGATTCAACTACAGCTTGATCCCTTGCCCAACTTGCCCGTTCATGATGTACTGCTGCCAGGAGTGCCTCGAGCAGAACTGGAATCTGTTCCATCGATTCGAGTGCTGTGTGGTGACCAAGCTGTACAGCGTTTCGAGTCTTTCGTCGATGATGCATCCGAGACTGTTTTTCTACGGCTTGACGCAGTTTGATGAAGATTTGCGAGCCATGATGAAATACTGCGAGAAGGAGATCAACGGCAAATTCAACCCCCTTGACCTGGACTACACCAACCCCAACCGACTGGAGCTATTCAAGGCCTATCACAACACCCAGCCGGCCGTGGATTCCGAGAAtgaccactttttcaaaattttagcttgCGGCTATTACGTCATGTATCTGAAGAACCCTGCGGTCAACTCAATCATTCGCACCGAACCCCAACGCCGGTTCTTCCTGCGATCGCTGCTGCAGTACATTCGTATCGGGTTCTCCATGGCTTCGTATTCTATCGACGCCCGGGGTCGTGCCATCGGAACGCTTACCCCGATCGACAGCCTGATCAACCACTCGTGTGACCCGCACGCGGCCACGTTCATCTGTTCTGGCACCATCAAAGTGGTCCTGCTTCGGCCGGTTCGCCGTGGGGAACAGATCTTCACCTCGTACGGGCCGGTTTGGTGGGAGGAGGAATCCGGAAACAAAACTCCCTTCACGTGCCGCTGCGTGTATTGTGACCGTGGTCCGGCCGGGCGCCGTTGGCGTGCGCTAATTGATCGTGACTTTCCGCTTGGCGCGGTCGATGACTTGCAGAAGCTGCACGACATCGCCCTCCGGATGGACTTTAACAATGCGGCCAAGCTGAACGCGCTGAAGCAGTTTATCAAAAAACACGCCCGCCACTATCCCGAGCGGAACTTTGGGACGGTGCTGGACACGTACCGAATGCTGCTGGTGGCGATGAACCGCACCGACGTTGAGGCGCTGGAACGTGCGCGTGCTTGGGCTGAGGACAATTGA
- the LOC6035901 gene encoding SET and MYND domain-containing protein 4, whose translation MVLEAEIDEFVRNMEAGKEGPYDGIKWLFPPELEARRADLTEYRDVIDARFGSLVYISELVKKSKTAAECRQAGNQRFTVKRWHSALLNYNEGLCFAEPGSEELGLAYANRSAVYFEQGDYELALHNIDLAKRHNYPERLMAKLLDREAECKRKIENGQSKGIVPALRMGINVEINPKIPFLAKGIGMKQYPGLGRGLIALKDFQPGDVILDEKPELCAVSFNNNFSYHYCFHCGSEFQTSLIPCPKCTNHMYCSESCLETDWKQAHRFECAVAMKLFNISLTSASYGRLIGRLFFYGLTAFGDNVQQMMTWCEQNYDTGSDPLQIDFSTERDPLKIFKALHSTKVKPNPQFEHDFKLVTACYYQIYLKSPQVQAIFRKRTHRNFMLRCLHHYALVTWTLQSDTPRPPGVSTITPITSLLNHSCDPNALTVIHSGRIVTVILRPVREGAQIFTSYGRGWWDPKLADYELTSFACQCVVCGNHPPGQKWRAALQRADVPKQMLLEVSQIAKLVERPGIVDAAKMDAMKQFIKRHTRAYPLPALGEIVRLYAVFLEDAIQSENETRERLTVRAELLGD comes from the exons ATGGTTCTGGAGGCGGAAATCGACGAGTTCGTGCGGAACATGGAGGCCGGCAAGGAGGGCCCGTACGATGGCATCAAGTGGCTGTTTCCGCCGGAACTGGAGGCGCGCCGGGCGGACCTTACCGAGTATCGGGACGTGATCGACGCACGGTTCGGCTCGCTGGTGTACATCTCCGAGTTGGTCAAGAAGTCGAAGACGGCGGCCGAGTGCCGCCAGGCCGGGAACCAGCGCTTTACGGTGAAACGCTGGCACAGCGCACTGCTCAACTACAACGAGGGCCTGTGCTTTGCGGAACCCGGCTCGGAGGAGCTGGGACTGGCGTACGCGAATCG GTCGGCCGTTTACTTCGAGCAAGGCGATTACGAGCTGGCgcttcataacatcgacttggcCAAGAGGCACAACTATCCGGAACGGTTGATGGCGAAGCTGTTGGATCGGGAGGCGGAATGTAAGCGCAAGATTGAAAATGGCCAGTCGAAGGGTATCGTTCCGGCGCTTCGGATGGGCATCAACGTGGAGATTAACCCAAAGATTCCCTTCTTGGCCAAAGGGATCGGAATGAAGCAATATCCGGGGCTGGGTCGAGGTTTGATCGCGTTGAAGGACTTCCAGCCGGGGGACGTGATACTGGACGAGAAGCCTGAGTTGTGCGCGGTCAGCTTCAACAACAATTTCAGCTATCACTACTGCTTCCACTGCGGTTCCGAGTTCCAGACCAGTCTGATTCCGTGTCCAAAGTGTACGAACCATATGTACTGCAGCGAGAGTTGCCTGGAAACGGACTGGAAGCAGGCCCACCGATTCGAGTGTGCCGTGGCCATGAAGCTGTTCAACATTTCGCTCACAAGCGCGTCCTACGGACGGTTGATCGGTCGGCTGTTCTTCTACGGGCTGACCGCATTCGGCGACAACGTACAACAAATGATGACCTGGTGCGAGCAGAACTACGACACCGGTTCCGACCCACTGCAGATCGATTTCAGCACCGAACGCGACCCCCTCAAGATCTTCAAGGCTCTCCACAGCACCAAAGTGAAGCCCAACCCGCAGTTCGAGCACGACTTCAAGCTCGTCACCGCCTGTTACTACCAAATCTACCTGAAGAGTCCCCAAGTCCAAGCCATTTTCCGCAAACGCACCCATCGCAACTTTATGCTCCGCTGTCTCCATCACTACGCCCTCGTGACCTGGACGCTGCAATCCGACACGCCCCGCCCACCCGGAGTCAGCACCATCACCCCCATCACCAGCCTCCTGAACCATTCCTGTGACCCAAACGCCCTCACCGTGATCCACTCCGGCCGCATCGTAACCGTCATCCTGCGCCCCGTTCGCGAGGGCGCCCAGATCTTCACCTCGTACGGGCGCGGCTGGTGGGACCCCAAACTGGCCGACTACGAACTGACCTCGTTCGCCTGCCAGTGCGTCGTGTGCGGAAATCACCCGCCCGGCCAAAAGTGGCGCGCAGCACTGCAACGAGCGGACGTCCCCAAGCAGATGTTGCTGGAAGTGTCCCAGATCGCGAAGTTGGTGGAACGGCCGGGTATAGTCGACGCGGCCAAGATGGACGCCATGAAGCAGTTCATCAAGCGGCACACCCGCGCCTATCCGCTGCCGGCGCTCGGGGAGATCGTGCGGCTGTACGCGGTATTTCTCGAGGATGCCATTCAGTCGGAGAACGAGACTCGCGAGCGGCTCACCGTACGGGCGGAACTTTTGGGCGATTGA
- the LOC6035899 gene encoding SET and MYND domain-containing protein 4, which produces MNESPTVTRLQDNFCDNLIRGGGNVFDRSLKENEVLQLVERDGQLDSVQELGKCNSTAATLRTTANRLYRERQFDDALICYNESICYAEPGSDQLGMAYGNRSAVYYEQGEFELALYNIDLAKRNNYPERLLRKLLARELNCKQQIAAGHSKGTVPCPRMDINVDTNPRIPFLAKGIVMTYDPKFGRGLYAEREFNPGDIIINEKLELCGLDYGYVYRHCNQCGSDVSYSLIPCPACTFCMYCSEECLELNWKFFHRFECGVATKLCSVSCITDMLFVRLFLYGLSQFGDDLQAMMEFCEPEVTELSNPLKLDYTNLNRLEVFKAMHNTKPRVGVDDNEDVVKCTAACYYVVFLNNPVVNSIISTAAHRQFFHQSLLRYTRVALALMTSCVNTYGQTINVIRPIGSLFNHSCDPNATMVVDSGGAKVILLRPLGKGEQIFISNGPTWWLPEVSKALHFKCQCVACDQRPRGREWRKPMERPLPPKARQDIQTLQAIIRWENPNNAARLNAIQQFVKRYTHLHPQEKDNDLGLCRINNFPWCDLSQKSKIFQDCRSRNGK; this is translated from the exons ATGAACGAATCCCCAACGGTAACCCGACTGCAGGACAACTTCTGCGACAACTTGATACGTGGCGGCGGCAACGTGTTCGATCGCAGCCTGAAGGAGAATGAGGTTCTGCAACTGGTCGAGCGCGATGGCCAGTTGGACAGCGTTCAGGAGCTGGGAAAGTGCAACTCGACGGCGGCCACACTCCGGACCACCGCGAATCGGCTCTACCGGGAGAGACAATTCGACGACGCGTTGATCTGTTACAACGAGAGCATCTGCTACGCTGAGCCGGGCTCGGACCAGCTGGGAATGGCGTATGGCAATCG GTCGGCCGTTTACTACGAGCAGGGCGAGTTCGAGTTGGCCCTGTACAACATCGATCTGGCCAAGAGGAACAACTATCCGGAGAGGCTGCTGCGGAAGCTGCTGGCCCGGGAGCTCAACTGCAAGCAGCAGATTGCCGCAGGCCATTCGAAGGGCACGGTACCCTGTCCGCGGATGGACATTAATGTGGACACTAATCCGAGGATTCCCTTCTTGGCAAAAGGGATCGTGATGACCTATGATCCAAAGTTTGGCCGAGGATTGTACGCCGAAAGGGAGTTCAACCCGGGGGACATCATTATCAACGAAAAACTTGAACTGTGTGGCCTTGATTACGGCTATGTCTACCGACACTGCAATCAATGCGGTTCTGATGTTAGCTACAGCTTGATTCCTTGCCCAGCTTGTACATTCTGCATGTACTGCAGCGAGGAATGTCTCGAGCTGAATTGGAAGTTCTTCCATCGATTTGAGTGCGGCGTAGCCACCAAACTCTGCAGCGTTTCCTGCATTACAGACATGCTGTTTGTAAGATTGTTCCTTTACGGATTGTCGCAGTTTGGAGATGACCTGCAGGCCATGATGGAGTTCTGCGAGCCAGAGGTCACTGAGCTATCAAATCCTCTCAAGCTTGACTACACCAATCTCAACCGGTTGGAGGTGTTCAAG GCGATGCACAATACCAAGCCACGCGTTGGTGTGGACGACAATGAAGATGTTGTGAAATGCACCGCCGCGTGTTATTACGTCGTATTCCTAAACAACCCTGTGGTCAACTCGATCATCAGCACCGCAGCCCATCGACAATTTTTCCATCAATCTCTGCTGCGGTACACTCGTGTGGCTTTAGCATTAATGACGTCCTGCGTCAACACCTACGGCCAAACGATTAACGTAATTCGTCCGATCGGCAGCCTGTTCAACCATTCCTGCGACCCGAACGCGACTATGGTCGTCGATTCCGGTGGCGCCAAGGTGATTTTGCTGCGACCGCTTGGTAAAGGCGAGCAGATCTTCATCTCCAACGGACCGACCTGGTGGCTCCCGGAAGTGTCCAAAGCGTTGCACTTCAAGTGCCAGTGCGTTGCGTGCGACCAAAGACCGAGAGGTCGCGAGTGGCGCAAGCCGATGGAGCGGCCGCTACCCCCGAAGGCACGGCAGGACATTCAAACTCTGCAGGCGATCATACGGTGGGAGAACCCCAACAATGCCGCCAGATTGAACGCGATTCAGCAGTTTGTCAAGCGATACACGCACTTGCACCCCCAGGAGAAGGACAACGATCTTGGACTTTGTAGAATCAACAACTTTCCCTGGTGTGACTTGAGtcagaaatctaaaattttccaaGATTGCCGGAGCAGGAACGGAAAATAG